The nucleotide sequence GGAAACTGGCACAGTGAGAGGAGCATCGCTTTGCGACACGAAGCTCCTGGTTGAATGTATCTTGTGGACACTGTTTTTGCAGACATGGAGgctgcccacctccacccctcagAGGAGCCTCAGTTCAGCGCCTCTCCCAAACCCCAGTCATGCTGGTCAAGGAGAGGCGGTGCTGAAGTCCACGGAGGACCCTCTGTGCCCGAGACGACATCCCATGCATCAAAGACGCTCTCCTCCCCGACTGACCCCTTGGCTCCCGCATCAGCAGGGCTGCCTCCCACCAAGACGCCTCTGAGTTGGAAGAGCCTTTCCCAGGTGGGAGCCGGGCTTCAGAACATGGGCAACACTTGCTATGTGAATGCGACCCTACAGTGTCTGACCTACACAGAGCCCCTCGCCAGCTACATGCTGTCCCAGCAGCACGGGACCACCTGTAGGAGGCAGACATCCTGCATGCTGTGTACCCTGCAGGCTCACCTGACGCGGGTTCTCTGCCATCCTGGACGTGTGCTCCGGCCCCTGCCACTCCTGCTCGCCGCCTTCCACAGACACAAGCAGGAAGATGCCCATGAGTATCTCATGTTCATTCTGGATGCAATGCAGCAAGCATGCTTGCCTGAGGACAAGCTCTCAGACCCTGAGCGTCCTCAGGACAGCACCCTCATCCAGCAACTCTTTGAGGGGTACTGGAGGTCTCAAATCCAGTGTCTCCACTGCCAAGGCATTTCGAGCACTCTGGAACCTTACCTGGACATCAGCCTGGACATCGGGGATGCTCACAGCGTCAGCCAAGCTTTGGAGCAGTTGGTGAAGCCCGAACTGCTGGAAGGTGAAAATGCCTACCATTGTCGTAAGTGTCTGGAGAAGGTGCCTGCGTCCAAGGTGTTGACTTTGCACACTTCCCCGAAGGTCCTCATCCTGGTCTTGAGACGATTCTCAGACTTGACAGGCAACAAAATGACTAAGGAGGTGCAATATCCTGAGCGCCTTGACATGCAACACTGCCTGtctgagcagagggcaggaccCTTGGTTTATGTGCTCTATGCCGTGCTGGTGCACGCTGGGAGGAGTTGCCACAGCGGACATTACTTCTGTTTCGTAAAGGCAGGAAATGGCCAGTGGTATAAAATGGATGATGCTAAGGTCAGTGCCTGTGATGTGACTTGCGCGCTGCGCCAACCTGCCTATGTCCTCTTTTATATGCAGAAGACTGATCTGGAGAGAGACCTTGGGAGGGAGTCAGTCAAGGAGGGAGGACTCGCATCTCCCGAGGCAGACCCCACAGTGGTGGGTGAGGCCTCAGGAGAGCCGGCAACGGATCCCTCCGTGAACCTTCCTGAGTTGGAGGAGTGTGGGGAAGAGACCTCAAGGCAACAAATGACATTAGACCAGTGGAGATGCCTCCAAGAATGCAACCGCCCTAAGCCTGAACTCAAtgtcaggagaagagaaattgCTCTTCCTGCGAACGCAGTCATCCTTCACCACTCCAAATACAGACCTGAGATGCAGAAGAATCATCCTCAGCAGACCGTCGACCTGCTCACCACTGCAGCTGGGATGCTCCCACCTCAGGTGGCCGGGGACGTGGCCAAAGTCCCGCGTGTGCCAGGGAGAGCCAGACCTACCAAGAGGATGAGCAAGAAGGGACAGAGGTCTGGGGAAGCAGTCCAGGGATGTGTCTCCTAACTTTGGTGCACATGGgcgcacacacccacacacacagcatCACTCACTCACTCCAAACCCGAACACAGTCCCATACTGGAAATATTTTGTGTTGTGTGAAGTGTGTGTTCTATATGTATGGAAGAACCATCTATCTGGTGTGTTCATGGGATATGGCCTTCAACTGAAACTTGAGGACACTGATATTTAAACCTGGTTCATTGTCATGATCTTTTATTGGGATAGTGTGGATTTCATATGGGGTGTATCGaggaacctgcctctccttcaGCCTTGGGGAGAGTGGGGGCCACTTGCAGGTGAGAGGCAGTGAGCAATCAGGGTTGAGAGTGGATATGATGCTGAAGACCTGGGGTTGAAGTCAGTATGTTTGACCCTTTCATCATGCTCCCCACTTCCCAatgcttttcttctatttatattGAAAGAGTATTTCTCTGAACATAAGTATGTATTGGGTCTTGCTAGCGATGTGTCTTGGTCATTGCTTGGAAATTGTAAGATGGAAATTAAGTGCTTATTTTTGGGGCGATAACTGCATCCAGACATGATTGAACTACAGTGATTTTATTATGTTCCCTTCACTCTCTCCCACATTAAGACTGAAGAGAAGCAAACTAAAAAGGACTCTTATTCCAAAGGGAAATGCCCAGCCTCCCACTGAACATAACTTTTTATGACTATTTTGCTACCGTCTACTCTGTGGCATCTCTTGACCCAGAAGAAGTGGACTCTGGATTTCAGACCAGTTCAAATTCAAATTTGGACCTGGGTTGATACCTCTGGAAAACAGTGCCAAGTTCATGAGTCTACCAAAGCGTTTTGAGGTCAGGTTATAGGTGTTCTATGTTATCATTGCATTTCTTACAAAAGAGTTTGACTAGTTCATTGTAGAATGGAAATTATTGCATGACAAGCAAACGCCTCTGAGTGTGACCGTAGATGTGCAGTTGTAACATCACATCATAATGTTATTTTCACTCTGTATTCAAACTTGGACATGCCACCCTTACTGGATAGTAAGGGACAATAGGATCTGTGCAGAAGAAATCAGGCTTTTTTGGAGATTTTCATGTACCTAAGACAAATTGGAGATCTAAGGTGTCAGGGTTACTTTCATGTCTGGGAATTGTGTTTCTTATGGCCAATACAGTTTATTGTGTCATAAAGAGTGAGGGAACCTGTGTGCATGTCTTGCCAAGAGTTCCGTAAGAGGATCTGCAGGTATCCCCGTCCTCTGAAGACTGTCCATAGGGAATGAGACAGCTCATGGACTCGGGGACTTGTCCTCCACAGCAGAGGACCCTGAGGAGGTGTCTGTGGGAATGAGGATATGTCCCCACCTGGACTGATGTGGTGAACCAGCAATTCCTCCGCTGAACTGGATGGAAACGGTCAAGTCCACCA is from Canis lupus dingo isolate Sandy chromosome 16, ASM325472v2, whole genome shotgun sequence and encodes:
- the LOC118350937 gene encoding ubiquitin carboxyl-terminal hydrolase 17-like protein 6 yields the protein MEAAHLHPSEEPQFSASPKPQSCWSRRGGAEVHGGPSVPETTSHASKTLSSPTDPLAPASAGLPPTKTPLSWKSLSQVGAGLQNMGNTCYVNATLQCLTYTEPLASYMLSQQHGTTCRRQTSCMLCTLQAHLTRVLCHPGRVLRPLPLLLAAFHRHKQEDAHEYLMFILDAMQQACLPEDKLSDPERPQDSTLIQQLFEGYWRSQIQCLHCQGISSTLEPYLDISLDIGDAHSVSQALEQLVKPELLEGENAYHCRKCLEKVPASKVLTLHTSPKVLILVLRRFSDLTGNKMTKEVQYPERLDMQHCLSEQRAGPLVYVLYAVLVHAGRSCHSGHYFCFVKAGNGQWYKMDDAKVSACDVTCALRQPAYVLFYMQKTDLERDLGRESVKEGGLASPEADPTVVGEASGEPATDPSVNLPELEECGEETSRQQMTLDQWRCLQECNRPKPELNVRRREIALPANAVILHHSKYRPEMQKNHPQQTVDLLTTAAGMLPPQVAGDVAKVPRVPGRARPTKRMSKKGQRSGEAVQGCVS